One genomic segment of Natrialbaceae archaeon AArc-T1-2 includes these proteins:
- a CDS encoding fumarylacetoacetate hydrolase family protein, producing the protein MRLARLATPEGPVAGRYEDGVVYADDGRYEVGRDGHLLPPCEPSALYCVGRNYAATLEQMEYERPEEPDFFIKPPTALVGHDRPIPYPDFTDELTYAGELAAVIDERCRDLEPEDVPEVVRGYTILNDVDALDQVGRTARKAFDGAAPLGPWLETDLDPRGIEMWTDVAGERRQEANTDLMLFGPYELIAHLSRRFTFRPGDVIAFGSPENPGLIEPGDDVEVTYEGVGTLRNAVADR; encoded by the coding sequence ATGCGACTCGCACGACTTGCGACTCCGGAGGGGCCGGTTGCCGGGCGGTACGAAGACGGCGTCGTCTACGCCGACGACGGTCGCTACGAGGTCGGCCGGGACGGCCACCTCCTCCCGCCGTGTGAGCCCTCGGCGCTTTACTGCGTCGGACGTAACTACGCGGCGACGCTCGAGCAGATGGAATACGAACGACCCGAGGAACCCGACTTCTTCATCAAACCCCCGACCGCACTCGTTGGTCACGACCGACCGATTCCCTACCCCGACTTCACGGACGAGCTGACCTACGCGGGCGAGCTGGCGGCCGTGATCGACGAGCGCTGTCGCGACCTCGAGCCCGAAGACGTCCCCGAGGTCGTCCGGGGCTATACGATCCTGAACGACGTCGACGCGCTCGATCAGGTCGGTCGGACCGCCCGGAAGGCCTTCGACGGTGCCGCGCCGCTGGGGCCGTGGCTCGAGACCGACCTCGATCCGCGCGGGATCGAGATGTGGACCGACGTCGCCGGCGAGCGCCGCCAGGAGGCGAACACCGACCTGATGCTGTTCGGGCCGTACGAGCTGATCGCACATCTCTCCCGTCGGTTCACCTTCCGACCGGGCGACGTGATCGCCTTCGGCAGCCCCGAGAACCCCGGCCTGATCGAACCCGGCGACGACGTCGAGGTCACCTACGAGGGCGTCGGAACGCTTCGGAACGCCGTCGCCGATCGCTGA